The genomic interval GGTGGTTCTGACCCAACCCCGGGGTCGTTTTGGGGTTCCAGGGAGGTGCAGTTCAGCTCATCCAGAAGGTTCAAAGAGATATTCCAGGTCGGGCTGGCGCAGGCGTTGCTCCCGGTTTTTGTTTTTGGCGAATTCCCTCAGCATGGCCATCACCTCGTGCTCGAACTCGGCCGGCGGGGCTTTGGCTTCTGCCAGGGatcaaaggcaaaaaaaaaaaaaaaaaaaaaaaaaaaaaaaaaacggaaaTTGCCGGATCCTGAAGTTCCAGCGGTGGCCCCgaggtggcaggaggtggctgctccCTACCTGTGGCCCAGTAGTAGATGTCCCAGTCGTTACTGGGCTCGTTGATCAGGCGGTCGtagaggctgagctgctgctcgCTCATCCGGCTCAGGTTCTCCTTGGCAAAGAGGCTGcggggagaggaagaggaggaggaggaggagggaggggaggaagagctggGCTGGCACCCGGCTCCCTGCAGAGAAGCTGGGGACAAAGGGACCTtcagcccctgcctgctccctgctgcctctgccccacCCCAGTTTGGGACCTTAaagcctccccagtgccaccccctgcgtgggcagggacccctcccccagcccagggggctccaagccccatccaacccccaacacctccagggatggaggccacatccaggctctttggaaatatctccagggatggagaatccaccccttccctgggcagcccattccaaggtctgatcaccctctctgcaaagaattctttcctaatatccaacccaaacctcccctggcagagctgaagctctgccaggggaggtttgggttggatattaggaaaaaattctttagtccatgccctcttgtcccactgatatctgcccaaccccccctggctccaacctcctttcagggagttggagagagtgatgaggtctcccctgagcctcctcttctccagcctcaacacccccagctccctcagcctctcctcataggatctgtagATCCATaggcagggacccctcccccagcccagggggctcccagccccatccaacccccaacacctccagggatggggcagccacagcttctgggggcaccctggggctcagcaccctcaccccaaagaatttctccctaatcTCCATCCTcactttcccctctcccagttcAAATccatcccacctcatcccagcCCTCCAGGCCCTTATCCCAAGCCCCTCCTTTAGAATCCCTTTGGATGGGTCAGTGGGGAAGAAGAGGATCCAGAGAAattcctctccctgtcccctcttTCCTGCTCCCTCAGGGGGAGCTTTGCCTCAGGTCCATCCTCactctcccctcttccacttccaatcccttccctcctcatcccatccctccattaTCCCAAATccttccccagttttcctgcagcccctttttgTCACTGGGAGgagcttctgggggcacccaggggctcagcaccctcaccccaaagaacTTCACCCTAATCCATCCTcactctcccctctcccagttcAAATCcattcccctcatcccatccctccattatcccaaatccctccccagttttcctgcagcccctttttgTCACTGggaggtgctctgaggtctccctggaccCTTCTCCCCCATTCCCAGTTtggctccagccctcccagcacctccatggcctcctctgggcTCACCCCAACAGCTCTGGCTCCTCCTGCTGGGTGTTGGGGACCCCAAAactgtccccagcactgcagggggggctccccagaggggtcacccccccttcccttgctctgcagcttctgggGTGCAAATTTCCAGCTCAAGTCGAGCTTCCCCTCACCCAACACCCCCCAagtcctcctcctcttccttgctCCATCCTGAGCAGCAGAACTTTTGGGGTGATCTctgccagctcagcctcccccccctccagcagccccccagctgctcagcccccACCAACCCTTTCCCTACAAAACTTCCCATGAAAACCACTCCTTAAAAACCTGCAAAATCCCCCAAAGGAGCTGGAACtcccccctcagctccccagggatgattttccccctcctcctccttttccttgctCCATCCTGAGCAGCAGGACTTTTGGGGTGATCTctgccagctcagcctcccccccctcccctgaagccccccagggctgggatctCAGCTGCTCAGCCCCCACCAACCCTTTCCCTACAAAACTTTCCTTAAAAACCTGCAAAATCCCCCAAAAGAGCTGGAGCtcccccctcagctccccagggatgATTTTCCCCCTGGTGTCAAGGCCTCAGAGAGGGGGttgggaggcaggagaaggggtttcccccccccccaaaatctcCTCACCTGAGCAGGATGCAGTTTTCCAGCATCCCCCTTTTCCTGCTCTCATAGAGCAGTCGAGCTCGTTTGGTCTCCAGGGACTCCCCAGGACGTTCCTGccagggggggagggggatttCCAGCAGGTCCCTGCCCGAGTCCCCTGGGGAGTCCCCCCGGTAGCCACGGTGCCCTAAAAGGTTCCTGCACAGCCCCcccctgggcagggagcagagctgggacgGGGACAGCAAAAGGGACATCAGGCCTGGCTGAGCCACCACAGGGATGGGGAGATCCCCCCCACTCCCCAAAAACGAGGCCAtcacccctctgcccccccccctcctgtccctgagcccccagcccatcagcatcctcagcccctcctggccCTAAATTCACCCCCTTAATCCCCCCCAAACTTCCCCTGactgccccccagcccctgctgctcccaACTGCCCAGAATCCCCCCAAATCTTGGGGGGaatcccacccccccccaaatctTGTGGCCTCTGGACCCCCCTCTCACACCCCTAAGCCCCCATGATCCCTCCCAGCCAAccccctcatcccaccccccaaaccctgctgccccccaaaacccccagaTCCTGCTGCCCCTTTATAACCCCCCCAGATCctgcttcccccacccccccataATTCCTCCTCCTAtaacccccccagcccctgctgccccccaaaaccccacccCACACACCCTGATGCCCCTAAGCCCCCCAACCCCCTTATaatccccccccaaaccctgaTAACCCATAACCCCAATTCCTCCTCCTTtagccccccaccccctgcttcaccccaaatccccttcccacccccccagccccttctgcCCCCCAAATCCCCATCCCACACCCCCAGACCCTGCTGCCCCTAACCCCAATTCCTCCTCCTATAACCCCCCAGTCCCTgtttccccccaaatcccccccaccccctgctgccccccaaaTCCCCATCCCACACTCCCatcccctgctgccccccaaatccccttcccacccccccagccccctgtgccccccaagccccccccagcccctgctgcccctAATCCCAATTCCTCCTCCTATAACCCCCCAGCCCgtttccccccaaatcccccccagcccctactgccccccaaatccccttcccatccccccacaccccctgctgcccccccaaatcccccccagcccctactgccccccaaatccccttcccatccccccacaccccctactgacccccaaatccccttcccaccccctcaGCCCgtttccccccaaatcccccccagcccctgctgcccctAACCCCAATTCCTCCTCCTAtaaccccccaccccctgcttcccccaaatccccatcccacacccccccagcccccgtcgctcccaaccccccccccccccccattccctcccccttcccctccctccccaccccataaatccccgtcccccccccattccctcccccttcccctcccccatccccaccctccccctcccctcccagacccctccccaccccataAATCCCCCTCCCCgtcccccccattcccctcaCCCTGGCAGCCGCCAttacacccccccccccctcccttcctttccccttggGGGCCGCTCTGGCACCGCAGGAGGCCCGAACTCTATAGCCCggaagaggaaaaggggtgacagagggaaggggaggacCCGGAAGTGGGCGTGACGTAGCGCCGGAAGTGGGCGTGGCGTGGCGCGGCGGCGCTGTGGCGGTGAGCGCGGTTGGCGCGCGCGAGGGGCCTGCGGGGCGGTAAcgggaatgggaatgggaatgggataAAAACGGGATAAAAACGGGACAGGAGAGCGGGATAGCGGCCGGAGAGCAGCGGGGGGACAGCGGGGGGACAGCGGGGGAACGGGAATGGGATAATGGGGTATAGTGGGATAATGGGAATGGGGGAACGGGAATGGGATAATGGGATAATGGGAATGGGATAATGGGATAATGGGATATAATAACGGGATAACAACGGGATAATGAGGTAATGGGGTAATGGGTTAATAGGAATGGGGTAACAGGATAACGGGAGTGGGGTAATGGGGTAACGGGAATGGGATAATGGGATGAGGGAATAATGGGataatgggaatgggaatgggataAAAACGGGATAGGATAACGGGATAGCAGCGGGATAACGGGGTAATgggggaatgggaatgggggaATGGGATAATGGGATATAATAACGGAATAACAATGGGATAACGAGATAATGGGGTAATGGGTTAATAGGAATGGGGTAACGGGATAATGGGATAATGGGAATgagggaatgggaatgggataCTGGGATAATGGGATAAAGGGGTAATGGGAGTGGGGAAATGGGATTGGAATAACGGGAATGGGATTGGGAATGGGGGTGGGATAATGGGAATGGGGTAACAGGGATGGGAGTGGGATTGGGAATGGGAAATGGAttggggatgggaatgggattGGGAtaatgggaatgggatgggattgggatggggatAGGAATGGGATAATGGGATAACAGGAATGGGGATAGGAtaatgggaatgggatgggaatgggaatatgggaatgggatgggagTGGGGTAACAGGAATtggaatggggatgggattgGGAATGGGAATAGGGATGCAAGTGGGAATGGGGGAATGGGGTTGGGGATGGGATAATGGGATTGGAATGgaaatgggaatgggaatgagAAAAGGAATGGGGATGGattgggaatgggaatgggataATAGGAATGGGGTTGGGAATAGGGATGCAAATGGGGATGGGGGAATGGGATTGGGGATGGGAGTGGGATAATGGGATTGGGAATGGGATGGAAATGGGATAATGGGGATGGAAATGGGGGA from Heliangelus exortis chromosome 18, bHelExo1.hap1, whole genome shotgun sequence carries:
- the SDHAF2 gene encoding succinate dehydrogenase assembly factor 2, mitochondrial codes for the protein MAAARLCSLPRGGLCRNLLGHRGYRGDSPGDSGRDLLEIPLPPWQERPGESLETKRARLLYESRKRGMLENCILLSLFAKENLSRMSEQQLSLYDRLINEPSNDWDIYYWATEAKAPPAEFEHEVMAMLREFAKNKNREQRLRQPDLEYLFEPSG